A section of the Neisseria dumasiana genome encodes:
- the ptsP gene encoding phosphoenolpyruvate--protein phosphotransferase codes for MSIVLHGVSAGKGIAIGRAHLITRGMNEVPQYDLDETEVAAETARFDAAVKATRKELEQLRSAIPENAPTELGAFISLHLMLLTDVTLSREPVDIIEEQHINAEWALKLQTDKLAAQFDEIDDAYLRARKQDMLQVVERIHNNLAGQGNELTLDTDLLEDTVLVANDISPADTVFFKEQRVTAFVTDAGGSTSHTAILGRSLNIPSVIGLHNARKLISENEWVVVDGINGILIINPDETVLAEYRARAREYRARTRELNKIKKTAATTEDGVNIELLANIESADDIKSVHNMGADGVGLFRSEFLYLNRDTMPSEDEQYEVYSHFVKKLKGKSLTIRTVDLGVDKNPRWFGQNGTPNGSTNPALGLTGIRLCLAEPVMFRTQMRAILRAAVHGPVKMMWPMITSITELKQCLIHLETAQRQLSERDEPFGEISVGCMIEIPSAALTVGSLLKHVDFISIGTNDLIQYTLSVDRGDDAVSYLYQPAHPAVLKLIQHVIRTANRMGKTVSVCGEMAGDTTFTRLLLGMGLRRFSMNTNNLLSVKDIVLHSNTMDLENETARLMRNEDPEKVEKLLKNMNKEEEAENLAK; via the coding sequence ATGTCTATCGTATTGCACGGCGTAAGCGCAGGCAAAGGCATCGCCATCGGCCGCGCCCACCTGATTACACGCGGCATGAACGAAGTGCCGCAATATGATTTGGACGAAACGGAAGTGGCAGCGGAAACCGCACGCTTCGATGCCGCCGTCAAAGCCACCCGCAAAGAACTCGAACAGCTGCGCAGCGCCATTCCCGAAAACGCCCCCACCGAATTGGGTGCGTTTATTTCGCTGCACCTGATGCTGCTTACCGATGTAACCCTTTCGCGCGAACCCGTCGATATTATCGAAGAGCAGCACATCAATGCCGAATGGGCATTGAAACTGCAAACCGACAAACTGGCCGCCCAATTCGACGAAATCGACGATGCCTACCTGCGCGCCCGCAAACAAGACATGCTGCAAGTCGTGGAACGCATCCACAACAATCTGGCCGGCCAAGGCAACGAACTTACCCTCGACACCGACCTGCTCGAAGACACCGTGCTGGTAGCAAACGACATTTCCCCCGCCGACACCGTATTTTTCAAAGAACAGCGCGTTACCGCCTTCGTTACCGATGCCGGCGGCTCCACCAGCCATACCGCCATTCTCGGCCGCAGTCTCAACATTCCTTCCGTTATCGGCCTGCACAACGCCCGCAAACTCATCAGCGAAAACGAATGGGTGGTGGTAGACGGCATCAACGGCATTCTCATCATCAACCCCGATGAAACCGTGCTGGCCGAATACCGCGCACGCGCACGCGAATACCGCGCACGCACCCGCGAACTGAACAAAATCAAAAAAACCGCCGCCACCACCGAAGACGGTGTCAATATCGAACTGCTCGCCAATATCGAATCGGCCGACGACATCAAATCGGTACACAACATGGGTGCCGACGGCGTCGGCCTGTTCCGCAGCGAATTTCTCTATCTCAACCGCGACACCATGCCGTCTGAAGACGAGCAATACGAGGTATACAGCCATTTCGTCAAAAAACTCAAAGGCAAAAGCCTGACCATCCGCACCGTAGATTTGGGCGTAGACAAAAACCCGCGCTGGTTCGGCCAAAACGGCACACCCAACGGCAGCACCAACCCCGCACTCGGCCTCACCGGCATCCGCCTGTGCTTGGCCGAACCGGTGATGTTCCGCACCCAAATGCGCGCCATCCTCCGCGCCGCCGTGCACGGCCCCGTTAAAATGATGTGGCCGATGATCACCTCTATCACCGAACTCAAACAATGCCTGATTCACCTCGAAACCGCCCAAAGGCAGCTTAGCGAGCGCGACGAACCTTTCGGCGAAATATCGGTCGGCTGCATGATCGAAATCCCCTCTGCGGCACTCACCGTAGGCAGCCTGCTCAAGCACGTCGATTTTATTTCCATCGGCACCAACGACCTGATCCAATACACTTTATCGGTTGACCGCGGCGACGATGCCGTCAGCTACCTTTACCAACCCGCACACCCCGCGGTGCTCAAACTCATCCAGCACGTCATCCGCACCGCCAACCGCATGGGCAAAACCGTGTCGGTGTGCGGCGAAATGGCCGGCGACACCACCTTTACCCGCCTGCTGCTCGGCATGGGCTTACGCCGTTTTTCCATGAACACCAACAACCTGCTGTCGGTAAAAGACATCGTTTTACACAGCAACACCATGGATTTGGAAAACGAAACCGCCCGCCTGATGCGCAACGAAGACCCTGAAAAAGTGGAAAAACTTTTGAAAAACATGAATAAAGAAGAAGAGGCGGAAAATCTTGCCAAATAG
- a CDS encoding PTS sugar transporter subunit IIA: MIGLLIITHEAIGEAYQSLARHFFFGQTPENIRILGVHTDEDHESIINRAQQMVADLHCVEGVLIMTDIFGATPCNAARQLVESGKTAMLTGLNAPMMIKAANYSPTATDLAAFARSVKEAAISGIIDITEPPEGLPVC; this comes from the coding sequence ATGATAGGCCTACTGATTATTACCCACGAAGCCATAGGTGAAGCCTACCAAAGCCTTGCCCGCCACTTCTTTTTCGGCCAAACGCCCGAAAACATCCGTATTCTCGGCGTACATACCGACGAAGACCACGAAAGCATCATCAACCGCGCCCAACAGATGGTGGCAGACCTGCACTGCGTAGAAGGCGTGCTGATCATGACCGATATTTTCGGCGCCACCCCCTGCAACGCCGCCCGCCAACTGGTCGAAAGCGGCAAAACCGCCATGCTCACCGGCCTGAACGCGCCGATGATGATTAAAGCAGCCAACTACTCGCCCACGGCCACCGACTTGGCCGCATTTGCCCGCTCCGTGAAAGAGGCCGCCATCAGCGGCATTATCGACATCACCGAACCGCCCGAAGGATTACCCGTATGCTGA
- a CDS encoding cytochrome c1, with product MNKTLKNWFAALLLAAPISMAAAAGGGGHYEKVDIDLRDQVSLQRGAQIFTNYCLSCHSATGMRFNRLQDIGLSEEEIKKNLMFTTDKVGDVMQSAMNPKDGAKWFGAEPPDLTLIARSRGADYLYAYMRGFYKDPTRPTGWNNTVFDKVGMPHPLWQQQGVQAVELDAKGQPVMVKDEHGNMVPKLYWESTGLQTRRLANGKVITKEYDEYARDLVNYLVYMGEPAQLQRKRTGYIVMIFLLAVMLPLAYFLKKEYWKDVH from the coding sequence ATGAACAAAACACTGAAAAACTGGTTCGCTGCCTTATTGCTGGCAGCACCGATCAGTATGGCCGCAGCAGCAGGCGGTGGCGGCCACTATGAAAAAGTAGACATTGATTTGCGCGACCAAGTCAGCCTGCAACGCGGTGCCCAAATCTTTACCAACTACTGCTTATCGTGCCACTCTGCTACCGGCATGCGCTTTAACCGTTTGCAAGATATCGGCTTGAGCGAAGAGGAAATCAAGAAAAACTTGATGTTCACTACCGACAAAGTAGGCGACGTGATGCAGTCGGCCATGAATCCTAAAGACGGCGCAAAATGGTTTGGTGCTGAACCGCCCGATTTGACCCTGATTGCCCGTTCACGTGGTGCCGATTACCTGTATGCCTACATGCGCGGCTTCTATAAAGACCCGACCCGCCCTACCGGCTGGAACAACACCGTGTTTGATAAAGTAGGTATGCCGCATCCGCTGTGGCAACAACAAGGCGTACAGGCCGTCGAGTTGGATGCAAAAGGCCAACCGGTCATGGTAAAAGACGAACACGGCAACATGGTTCCCAAACTTTATTGGGAATCTACCGGTCTGCAAACCCGCCGTTTGGCCAACGGAAAAGTCATTACCAAAGAATATGACGAATATGCCCGCGATTTGGTGAACTATCTGGTTTACATGGGCGAACCTGCCCAGTTGCAACGCAAACGCACGGGTTATATCGTGATGATTTTCTTGCTGGCAGTGATGTTGCCTTTGGCTTACTTCCTGAAAAAAGAATACTGGAAAGACGTTCATTAA
- a CDS encoding oxidative damage protection protein — protein MTRMVHCIKLGKEAPGMKFAPLPNALGKRIFENVSQEAWDAWTRHQTMLINENRLSLADPRAREYLAQQMENYFFGEGADQVQGYVPQE, from the coding sequence ATGACTCGTATGGTTCACTGCATCAAGTTGGGCAAGGAAGCCCCCGGTATGAAATTTGCGCCGCTGCCCAATGCTTTGGGTAAGCGTATTTTTGAAAATGTGTCGCAAGAAGCGTGGGACGCTTGGACGCGCCATCAAACGATGTTGATTAATGAAAACCGTTTGAGTTTGGCCGACCCGCGCGCGCGCGAGTATTTGGCGCAGCAGATGGAAAATTATTTTTTCGGCGAGGGTGCCGACCAAGTGCAGGGTTATGTGCCGCAAGAATAA
- a CDS encoding universal stress protein, with amino-acid sequence MYQRIMVPVDDSTASLYALKEAGKLAKQLGAVVLAVHVVDLGQFNWGAPGYTDAAAVRKAVEEAGVKVLERAKQELDGLGVEHDGLIMESAGDKIADLLIEQAGIERCDLIAMGTHGFSGLMHLLMGSVAEGVVRKSDIPVLLVRRKDED; translated from the coding sequence ATGTATCAACGTATTATGGTTCCCGTAGATGACAGTACGGCTTCTTTGTATGCTTTGAAAGAAGCGGGCAAACTGGCCAAGCAGCTTGGTGCAGTCGTGTTGGCTGTGCATGTGGTGGACTTAGGTCAATTCAATTGGGGTGCGCCGGGATATACCGATGCCGCTGCCGTGCGCAAGGCGGTGGAAGAAGCGGGGGTGAAAGTGTTGGAGCGTGCCAAGCAAGAGCTGGACGGGCTGGGCGTGGAGCATGATGGCCTGATTATGGAAAGTGCGGGCGATAAGATTGCCGATCTGCTGATTGAGCAGGCCGGCATAGAGCGTTGCGACTTGATTGCGATGGGTACGCACGGCTTTTCGGGTTTGATGCACTTGCTGATGGGATCGGTTGCCGAAGGTGTGGTGCGTAAGTCGGATATTCCGGTGTTGCTGGTGCGGCGTAAAGACGAAGATTGA
- a CDS encoding Nif3-like dinuclear metal center hexameric protein, whose product MTHSRRTILDWCDETLQTDLFKDYTPNGLQIEGRSEIRKIVTAVTASRAACDYAVKQQADMLLVHHGMFWKSEPATITGWKKDRIATLLKHEINMAGYHLPLDAHPELGNNARLAKLMDWTTERRFGEQNLLNAGRLNTPKTLGELSAKLHQKLGRKPVAIGDETRIIENIVWCTGGAQGFFQTAIDEGADAYITGEISEAQFHLANETGTAFISAGHHATERYGIQALGEAIAATFGIETVFFDEQNPA is encoded by the coding sequence ATGACACACTCGCGCCGCACCATTCTCGACTGGTGCGATGAAACCCTGCAAACCGATTTATTCAAAGACTACACCCCCAACGGCCTGCAAATCGAAGGCCGCAGCGAAATCCGCAAAATCGTTACCGCCGTTACCGCCAGCCGCGCAGCCTGCGACTACGCCGTCAAACAGCAGGCAGACATGCTGCTGGTGCACCACGGCATGTTTTGGAAAAGCGAACCCGCCACCATTACCGGCTGGAAAAAAGACCGCATCGCCACCCTGCTCAAACACGAAATCAACATGGCAGGCTACCATCTGCCGCTCGATGCCCACCCCGAACTGGGCAACAACGCCCGTTTGGCCAAACTTATGGACTGGACGACCGAACGCCGCTTCGGCGAACAAAACCTGTTAAATGCAGGCCGTCTGAACACACCCAAAACACTCGGCGAACTCAGCGCAAAGCTGCATCAGAAACTCGGTCGCAAACCCGTTGCCATAGGCGATGAAACCCGCATCATCGAAAACATCGTTTGGTGCACGGGCGGCGCACAGGGCTTTTTTCAGACGGCCATAGACGAAGGTGCCGACGCCTACATTACCGGAGAAATTTCAGAAGCACAGTTTCATCTGGCCAACGAAACCGGCACCGCGTTCATCAGTGCCGGACACCACGCCACCGAGCGTTACGGCATACAGGCTCTGGGAGAAGCCATAGCCGCAACATTCGGTATCGAAACCGTATTTTTTGACGAACAAAACCCCGCATAA
- a CDS encoding hypoxanthine-guanine phosphoribosyltransferase has product MDIETKRLHTQSMLDNAEILFGEDACRRELLRLAGEITEDLGGKYPLILPVMGGAVVFTGQLLPLLHFPLDFDYVHVSRYGDKLKGGNFNWLRAPQESVAGRHVLILDDILDEGHTMAAIKQQVLDLGAASCSTAVFANKLIDKEKPIAADYIGINVPNRYVFGYGMDAAGAWRNLGAVYALRDTQE; this is encoded by the coding sequence ATGGACATTGAAACCAAACGCCTGCACACACAATCCATGCTCGATAACGCCGAAATTCTGTTCGGCGAAGACGCCTGCCGCCGCGAACTTTTGCGCCTGGCCGGAGAAATCACCGAAGACTTGGGCGGCAAATATCCGCTGATTCTGCCCGTGATGGGCGGTGCCGTAGTATTTACCGGCCAGCTTCTGCCGCTGCTGCACTTTCCGCTGGATTTCGACTATGTGCACGTTTCCCGCTACGGCGACAAACTCAAGGGCGGCAATTTCAACTGGTTGCGCGCGCCCCAAGAAAGCGTGGCCGGCCGCCATGTGCTGATTCTCGACGACATTCTCGACGAAGGGCACACCATGGCCGCCATCAAACAGCAGGTATTGGATTTAGGCGCCGCATCCTGCTCCACCGCCGTTTTCGCCAACAAACTGATCGACAAAGAAAAACCGATTGCCGCTGACTATATCGGCATCAACGTACCCAACCGCTATGTGTTCGGTTACGGCATGGATGCCGCAGGCGCATGGCGCAATCTGGGCGCGGTTTACGCCTTGCGCGATACACAAGAATAA
- the petA gene encoding ubiquinol-cytochrome c reductase iron-sulfur subunit, protein MENQEINQSRRRFLTLATAGAGGVAALGVATPFLASFFPSEKAKAAGAPVEVDVSKIEAGQLVTAEWQGKPIWVLNRTEKQQKDLASLNGAVADPNSEVEQQPEYCKNEMRSIKPNIFVAIGICTHLGCSPTFRPDVAPADLGADWKGGFFCPCHGSKFDLAGRVYKGVPAPTNLIIPPYKYLSDTTILVGDDK, encoded by the coding sequence ATGGAAAATCAAGAAATCAATCAAAGCCGCCGCCGCTTTCTGACGCTGGCGACCGCCGGTGCGGGCGGAGTGGCCGCTTTAGGCGTAGCCACACCGTTTCTTGCCAGCTTTTTCCCATCGGAAAAAGCCAAGGCAGCCGGTGCGCCGGTTGAAGTGGATGTCAGCAAAATCGAAGCCGGTCAGTTGGTTACAGCTGAATGGCAAGGCAAACCCATTTGGGTGCTGAACCGCACCGAAAAGCAGCAGAAAGATTTGGCCTCACTCAACGGCGCAGTAGCCGACCCCAATTCCGAAGTAGAACAGCAGCCCGAATACTGCAAAAACGAAATGCGCTCCATCAAGCCCAATATTTTCGTTGCCATCGGCATCTGCACGCACTTGGGCTGCTCGCCCACTTTCCGCCCCGACGTTGCTCCGGCCGACTTGGGCGCAGATTGGAAAGGCGGTTTCTTCTGCCCGTGCCACGGTTCCAAATTCGACTTGGCAGGCCGCGTATATAAAGGCGTACCCGCACCTACCAACCTGATTATTCCGCCCTACAAATACCTGAGCGACACCACCATTTTGGTAGGCGACGACAAATAA
- a CDS encoding cytochrome b: protein MANQTNNENKSLLGWVDARFPLSKMMKEHVTEYYAPKNFNFWYFFGSLAMLVLVIQIVSGIFLTMNYKPDGNLNSYHLPAAFTAVEYIMRDVSGGWIIRYMHSTGASMFFVVVYLHMFRGLIYGSFKKPRELVWVFGSLIFLALMAEAFMGYLLPWGQMSFWGAQVIINLFAAIPVIGPDLSTWIRGDFNVSDVTLNRFFALHVIAVPLVLVGLVVAHLIALHEVGSNNPDGVEIKKLKDENGIPLDGIPFHPYYTVKDILGVVVFLIVFCAIMFFAPEGGGYFLEAPNFDPANPLKTPAHIAPVWYFTPFYAILRAIPSFFGTQVWGVLGMGAAVVLIALLPWLDRSPVKSIRYRGPIFKTMLVLFIISFIGLGILGALVATDTRTIVARILSFIYFAFFLGMPFYTKMDKDRPVPERVTMGTSKQKLMFFVYVAITVVGAYLFATNI, encoded by the coding sequence ATGGCAAACCAAACCAATAATGAAAATAAATCATTGTTAGGCTGGGTGGACGCACGTTTCCCTTTGTCTAAAATGATGAAAGAGCACGTAACCGAGTATTACGCGCCCAAAAACTTCAACTTCTGGTATTTCTTCGGCTCGCTGGCCATGCTGGTACTGGTGATTCAAATCGTCAGCGGTATTTTCCTGACTATGAATTACAAGCCCGACGGCAACCTGAACTCATACCACCTGCCCGCCGCCTTTACCGCCGTAGAATACATCATGCGCGACGTATCGGGCGGCTGGATTATCCGCTACATGCACTCCACCGGCGCATCCATGTTCTTCGTTGTGGTCTATCTGCACATGTTCCGCGGCCTGATCTACGGCTCATTCAAAAAACCGCGCGAATTGGTGTGGGTATTCGGCTCGTTGATTTTCTTGGCTTTGATGGCAGAAGCATTTATGGGTTATCTGCTGCCTTGGGGTCAAATGTCGTTCTGGGGCGCACAGGTAATTATTAACCTGTTTGCCGCCATTCCCGTTATCGGCCCCGATTTATCCACTTGGATCCGAGGCGACTTCAACGTATCCGACGTTACCTTGAACCGTTTCTTCGCTCTGCACGTTATCGCCGTACCACTGGTATTGGTCGGCTTGGTGGTTGCCCACCTGATTGCCCTGCACGAAGTAGGCTCCAACAACCCCGACGGCGTAGAAATCAAAAAACTCAAAGACGAAAACGGTATTCCGTTAGACGGCATTCCGTTCCATCCTTACTACACCGTTAAAGATATTTTGGGCGTAGTGGTATTCCTGATCGTATTCTGTGCCATCATGTTCTTCGCTCCCGAAGGCGGCGGTTACTTCTTGGAAGCACCCAACTTCGACCCGGCAAACCCCCTGAAAACACCTGCGCACATCGCGCCGGTATGGTATTTCACACCGTTCTACGCTATTTTGCGCGCGATTCCTTCGTTCTTCGGCACACAGGTTTGGGGCGTACTCGGCATGGGCGCAGCGGTTGTATTGATTGCCTTGCTGCCGTGGCTTGACCGCTCTCCGGTGAAATCCATCCGCTACCGCGGCCCAATTTTCAAAACCATGTTGGTATTGTTCATCATTTCCTTCATCGGCTTGGGCATTTTGGGTGCATTGGTAGCCACCGACACCCGCACCATCGTGGCTCGTATTCTGTCTTTCATTTACTTTGCATTCTTCTTGGGTATGCCGTTCTACACCAAAATGGACAAAGACCGCCCTGTTCCGGAGCGTGTCACCATGGGTACCAGCAAACAAAAACTGATGTTCTTTGTTTACGTGGCGATTACCGTGGTAGGTGCATACTTGTTTGCAACCAACATTTAA
- a CDS encoding prolyl oligopeptidase family serine peptidase, whose protein sequence is MHDPYLYLEDLDSAATQQFAADAHAETQAQFTDGEAFARTVADMVKQLQDPRQIAFCQEHRARMYHFHQDDEYPKGVYQVCTAASYRSGYPDWHNLFSVADFDDILGDDVYLGGVSHYVEKPNMVLLNLSRAGGDTAYTLEFDLDTGKIVEGGFHFPAGKNHISWRDENSVWVCPAWDERQTTQAGYPREVWLVERGQSFEESTPVYRMDSDGMMVSAWRYLDAQGAPIDLIESSDGFYTKTYLQVTADGETLPLNLPADCEVSGYLAGQLLLHLRSEWKRANQSYPAGSLVAVKFNKGTLGAAQLLFAPNETQALESVETTKRFVVASLLDNVSGRLKAWRFSDGLWHEVTLPNLPQGALELSDQPWGGDVIYIAASDFTTPLTLFALDLSVMELVVVRRQPVQFNADGIQVRQFHAQSADGTRIPYYHVGKNSTADTPTVVYVYGGFAVPELPHYMGTIGKYWLERGNAFVLANVRGGGEFGPSWHQAAQGTHKHKSVDDLLAVTDDLTRRGLSSPKHIGLQGGSNGGLIVASAFVRQPQAFGAMVCEMPLTDMLRYPYLSAGSSWVDEYGHPEDPAFQTALTQLSPYHNLSDGRPYPPALITTSLSDDRVHPAHALKFYTKLKQNGTPAWLYAGDSGGHTGNTTQEASVTEFACILAFLNRYIGTERHEEKKQ, encoded by the coding sequence ATGCACGACCCTTATCTTTATCTGGAAGACCTCGATTCCGCCGCTACGCAGCAATTCGCGGCCGATGCCCATGCCGAAACCCAAGCACAATTTACCGATGGAGAAGCCTTCGCGCGCACCGTGGCCGATATGGTGAAGCAGTTGCAAGACCCGCGTCAGATTGCGTTTTGCCAAGAACACCGCGCCCGCATGTATCATTTCCATCAAGACGACGAATACCCCAAAGGCGTTTATCAGGTGTGTACGGCGGCGTCTTACCGCTCCGGCTATCCCGATTGGCACAATCTGTTTTCGGTGGCCGATTTCGACGACATTCTCGGCGACGACGTGTATCTCGGCGGCGTATCGCATTATGTCGAAAAGCCCAATATGGTTTTGCTCAACTTAAGCCGCGCGGGCGGCGATACGGCCTACACGCTCGAATTTGATTTGGACACCGGCAAAATCGTCGAAGGCGGTTTCCACTTTCCCGCCGGCAAAAACCACATCTCGTGGCGCGACGAAAACAGCGTGTGGGTTTGCCCCGCGTGGGACGAACGCCAAACCACCCAAGCGGGCTATCCGCGCGAAGTGTGGTTGGTGGAACGCGGCCAAAGCTTTGAAGAAAGCACACCCGTTTACCGCATGGATTCAGACGGCATGATGGTCAGCGCATGGCGTTACCTCGATGCCCAAGGCGCACCAATCGACCTAATCGAATCTTCAGACGGCTTCTATACCAAAACCTATCTGCAAGTAACCGCCGACGGCGAGACCCTGCCGCTGAACCTGCCTGCCGACTGCGAAGTTTCCGGCTATCTCGCCGGACAGCTTTTGCTGCACTTGCGTAGCGAGTGGAAACGCGCCAACCAAAGTTATCCCGCCGGCAGCTTGGTAGCGGTAAAATTCAACAAAGGCACGCTCGGCGCGGCGCAACTGCTGTTCGCTCCAAACGAAACACAAGCGCTGGAAAGCGTTGAAACCACCAAGCGTTTCGTTGTCGCCAGCCTGCTCGACAACGTATCGGGCCGTCTGAAAGCATGGCGTTTTTCAGACGGCCTCTGGCACGAAGTCACCCTACCCAATCTGCCGCAAGGCGCGTTGGAATTGTCCGACCAGCCGTGGGGCGGCGATGTGATCTACATAGCCGCCAGCGATTTCACCACCCCGCTGACTCTGTTTGCGCTCGACCTTAGTGTGATGGAGCTGGTTGTGGTGCGCCGTCAGCCCGTTCAATTCAACGCCGACGGTATTCAAGTGCGCCAATTTCACGCCCAATCCGCCGACGGCACCCGCATACCTTATTACCACGTCGGCAAAAACAGCACCGCGGATACACCCACGGTTGTTTATGTGTACGGCGGCTTTGCCGTGCCCGAACTGCCGCACTACATGGGCACCATCGGCAAATACTGGCTCGAGCGCGGCAATGCCTTCGTGCTGGCCAACGTACGCGGCGGCGGCGAGTTCGGGCCAAGCTGGCATCAGGCCGCGCAAGGCACACACAAACACAAAAGCGTGGACGACCTGCTTGCCGTAACCGACGACTTAACCCGCCGCGGACTCAGTTCGCCCAAACATATCGGCTTGCAGGGCGGCAGCAACGGCGGCCTGATTGTCGCCTCCGCCTTCGTGCGCCAACCCCAAGCCTTCGGAGCGATGGTATGCGAAATGCCCTTAACCGACATGCTGCGTTACCCCTATCTCTCTGCAGGCTCAAGCTGGGTTGATGAATACGGCCACCCCGAAGACCCGGCTTTTCAGACGGCCTTAACGCAGTTATCGCCCTATCACAATCTTTCAGACGGCCGCCCTTATCCGCCCGCCCTGATAACCACCAGCCTAAGCGACGACCGCGTCCACCCCGCCCATGCCCTCAAGTTTTACACCAAACTCAAGCAAAACGGCACACCCGCATGGCTGTATGCAGGTGATTCCGGCGGGCACACCGGCAATACCACGCAGGAAGCATCCGTAACCGAATTTGCCTGCATTCTCGCCTTCCTAAACCGTTACATCGGAACGGAACGGCACGAAGAGAAAAAGCAATAG
- the grpE gene encoding nucleotide exchange factor GrpE — MSEHNPVTETEEAVESVETIETETEQTEEVQEKPSYEDLEAKIAELESTLKNEQLRGLANEQNLRRRHQEELQAAHKFAGQKFASEMLPVKDYLEMALLDQSGNFDALKMGVQMTLNELNKAFEHTQITEINPQPGEKLDPHHHQAMQMVESEQEPNTIVSVMKKGYQLADRVLRPAMVTVAQNKGNEN, encoded by the coding sequence ATGAGCGAACACAACCCCGTTACAGAAACAGAAGAAGCAGTAGAATCGGTTGAAACCATTGAAACTGAAACCGAGCAAACAGAAGAAGTGCAGGAAAAACCTTCTTACGAAGATTTGGAAGCCAAAATCGCCGAACTTGAAAGCACCCTCAAAAACGAACAGCTGCGCGGTTTGGCCAACGAACAAAATTTGCGCCGCCGCCATCAGGAAGAGCTGCAAGCCGCACACAAATTTGCAGGTCAGAAATTTGCTTCCGAAATGCTGCCGGTTAAAGATTATCTGGAAATGGCCCTACTCGACCAAAGCGGTAATTTCGACGCCTTGAAAATGGGCGTACAGATGACTTTGAACGAGCTGAATAAAGCATTCGAGCATACCCAAATTACCGAAATCAATCCCCAACCGGGTGAAAAACTCGATCCCCACCACCACCAAGCCATGCAGATGGTGGAAAGCGAACAAGAACCAAATACCATTGTGAGCGTTATGAAAAAAGGCTACCAACTTGCCGACCGCGTGTTGCGCCCTGCCATGGTTACGGTTGCCCAAAATAAAGGCAACGAGAACTGA
- a CDS encoding HPr family phosphocarrier protein has product MLKQSVEIINKLGLHARASSKFTQTAGQFQSEVWVSRNGKRVNGKSIMGLMMLAAAKGTVVELETDGADEAAAMQALVDLINDYFGEGE; this is encoded by the coding sequence ATGCTGAAACAGTCAGTCGAAATCATCAACAAACTCGGCCTGCACGCCCGCGCCTCCAGCAAATTCACCCAAACCGCCGGCCAGTTCCAAAGCGAAGTATGGGTCAGCCGCAACGGCAAACGCGTCAACGGCAAAAGCATCATGGGCTTAATGATGCTGGCCGCCGCCAAAGGCACGGTTGTCGAACTGGAAACCGACGGTGCCGACGAAGCCGCCGCCATGCAGGCATTGGTCGATTTGATTAACGACTATTTCGGCGAAGGCGAATGA